Proteins from a genomic interval of Oceanispirochaeta crateris:
- the rplW gene encoding 50S ribosomal protein L23 has translation MDAYKVVIEPVLTEKSNVLRDGECKKYVFKVDKKANKIQVIEAVKSIFSVNPVSCNIVNVRGKKKANVPISAASFKRGYGKTASWKKAIVTLAEGEKIDAFEGV, from the coding sequence ATGGATGCCTATAAAGTAGTTATAGAACCTGTATTGACAGAAAAATCGAATGTTCTTCGTGATGGAGAATGTAAGAAGTATGTCTTCAAGGTTGATAAGAAAGCAAATAAGATCCAGGTGATTGAAGCAGTAAAAAGTATTTTTTCTGTGAATCCAGTCAGCTGTAATATTGTGAATGTTCGTGGAAAGAAGAAAGCGAATGTTCCTATTTCAGCTGCCAGCTTCAAAAGAGGTTATGGTAAGACTGCGTCCTGGAAAAAAGCAATTGTGACACTTGCCGAAGGTGAGAAAATCGATGCTTTTGAAGGCGTGTAA
- the rplD gene encoding 50S ribosomal protein L4 has protein sequence MDRKVFSIDGKELRTITLEDSVFAREVSDGSIYNAIKNELANKRVGTASTLTRSEVRGTTAKPWRQKGTGRARAGRRRSPVWVGGSIVFGPKPRDYSYVLPKKVKQLAMKSILSLKAQDENKFKIVEDFTVETGKTKDFKAILKALVNDEKTVVVLKDDDKLIRQAGRNLPNVRFLSYNRLSAHTLFYGKNVLMLEGAVSKLNEFYGR, from the coding sequence ATGGACAGAAAAGTCTTTTCAATTGATGGAAAAGAGCTGCGGACAATAACTCTTGAAGATTCAGTATTCGCTCGCGAAGTTAGTGATGGTTCAATTTACAATGCTATCAAAAACGAGCTTGCTAACAAAAGAGTTGGGACAGCCAGCACACTCACCCGAAGTGAAGTAAGAGGAACAACAGCAAAACCCTGGAGACAGAAAGGAACAGGTCGTGCGAGAGCCGGTCGTAGAAGATCTCCTGTCTGGGTTGGTGGTAGTATCGTATTCGGTCCTAAACCGAGAGACTACAGCTATGTTCTTCCAAAGAAAGTAAAACAGTTGGCTATGAAATCCATACTGAGCCTGAAAGCCCAGGATGAGAATAAATTCAAGATTGTTGAAGATTTTACGGTAGAAACCGGAAAGACCAAAGATTTTAAAGCCATTCTGAAAGCTTTGGTAAATGATGAGAAAACTGTTGTTGTCCTTAAGGATGATGATAAGTTGATCAGACAGGCCGGTCGTAATCTTCCTAATGTTAGATTCCTTTCCTATAACAGATTGAGTGCACATACTCTTTTTTATGGAAAGAATGTTCTGATGTTGGAAGGCGCCGTTTCAAAGCTGAACGAATTTTATGGTAGATGA
- the rplC gene encoding 50S ribosomal protein L3: MIGLIGKKAGMTQVFDSEGILTPVTVIKVEPNVVVANRTVEGDGYSAVVLGSVEMKSSHVSKPYAGQFKNDTTPKKHVMELRDFEKECNVGDSFGVELIEEFSYVDVIGTSKGKGFQGVMKRHNFSGGRATHGSKFHRANGSTGMAAYPSKVIKGTKMAGRMGGERKTVQNLEVVKVDAEKNVVLVKGAVPGTKDSVVLVRKAKKK, translated from the coding sequence ATGATTGGTTTAATTGGCAAGAAAGCTGGAATGACCCAGGTGTTTGATTCTGAAGGAATATTAACTCCTGTTACCGTTATTAAAGTAGAGCCTAATGTTGTTGTAGCCAATAGAACTGTTGAAGGCGACGGCTATAGCGCGGTAGTTCTTGGGTCTGTAGAAATGAAATCCAGCCATGTTAGCAAACCTTATGCGGGACAGTTTAAGAATGATACTACCCCTAAGAAACATGTAATGGAACTGCGTGACTTTGAGAAAGAATGTAATGTTGGCGATTCTTTCGGTGTAGAATTGATAGAAGAATTTTCCTACGTAGACGTTATTGGTACATCCAAAGGAAAAGGTTTCCAGGGTGTTATGAAACGGCATAATTTTAGTGGTGGACGTGCAACACACGGTTCAAAATTCCACAGAGCCAACGGTTCAACCGGTATGGCAGCTTACCCTTCAAAAGTTATTAAGGGTACTAAAATGGCCGGACGTATGGGTGGTGAACGGAAAACTGTTCAGAATCTGGAAGTAGTTAAAGTAGATGCTGAAAAGAATGTTGTATTGGTCAAGGGTGCTGTACCCGGTACGAAAGACAGTGTTGTTTTAGTACGCAAAGCCAAGAAGAAATAG
- the rpsJ gene encoding 30S ribosomal protein S10, giving the protein MGKERIRVRLRGFDVELIDQSAKAIVQAVQKQGSKVSGPIPLPTRINKFTVLKSTFVNKKSREQFEMRTHKRLIDILEPTSAVMDALMKLELPAGVDVEIKQ; this is encoded by the coding sequence ATGGGTAAGGAACGGATACGCGTCAGATTAAGAGGTTTTGACGTTGAGTTGATTGACCAGAGTGCGAAGGCCATAGTACAGGCCGTTCAGAAACAGGGAAGTAAAGTTTCTGGACCGATCCCTCTGCCTACAAGGATTAATAAATTTACTGTATTGAAGTCAACTTTTGTAAATAAGAAGTCTAGAGAGCAGTTCGAAATGAGAACTCATAAAAGACTTATAGATATTTTAGAGCCAACCTCTGCTGTTATGGATGCTCTTATGAAGCTCGAGCTACCTGCTGGAGTGGATGTAGAGATTAAACAGTAA
- the tuf gene encoding elongation factor Tu produces the protein MAKEKFQRSKPHINVGTIGHVDHGKTTLTAAISMYCSVKSGSKVMSYEDIDNAPEERERGITINTRHVEYETDTRHYAHVDCPGHADYIKNMITGAAQMDGAVLLVAADSGPEPQTREHILLARQVGVPKLIVFMNKLDLADPELVDLVEMEVRELLDEYGFPGDDTPIIKGSAFEAMSNIEDGEKTASIQELLDAMDSYFPIPDRAVDQPFLMPIEDVFSISGRGTVVTGRIEKGVLHVGDQIEIVGIKDSKTTTCTGVEMFNKLLDEGQAGDNIGTLLRGIDKNEVQRGQVLCKPGSISPHTKFKATLYCLTKEEGGRHNPFFSGYRPQFYFRTTDITGTVTLPEDKQMVMPGDNTEISAELIHAIAMDNGLRFSIREGGRTVASGQIIEILT, from the coding sequence ATGGCTAAGGAAAAATTTCAACGAAGCAAACCGCATATTAATGTCGGTACTATTGGTCATGTTGACCACGGGAAAACTACTCTTACAGCTGCAATCTCAATGTATTGTTCAGTAAAAAGTGGTAGTAAGGTCATGAGTTATGAAGATATTGATAATGCGCCCGAAGAAAGAGAGCGTGGTATTACTATCAACACTAGACACGTTGAGTATGAAACAGACACTCGTCACTATGCTCATGTTGACTGTCCAGGTCATGCTGACTACATCAAGAACATGATTACCGGTGCTGCACAGATGGACGGAGCTGTCCTTCTCGTTGCTGCTGACTCCGGACCTGAGCCCCAGACTAGAGAGCACATCCTTCTGGCTAGACAGGTTGGTGTTCCTAAACTGATCGTATTCATGAACAAATTGGACTTGGCTGACCCTGAATTGGTTGACCTTGTTGAGATGGAAGTTCGTGAGCTTCTGGATGAGTATGGTTTCCCCGGAGACGATACACCAATTATCAAAGGATCAGCTTTCGAAGCTATGTCAAACATTGAAGACGGTGAAAAGACTGCTAGTATTCAGGAACTTCTGGATGCAATGGACAGCTATTTCCCGATTCCTGACAGAGCTGTAGATCAGCCATTCTTGATGCCTATTGAAGACGTATTTTCAATTTCCGGGCGTGGTACTGTTGTAACTGGTCGTATTGAAAAGGGTGTACTTCATGTTGGAGATCAGATTGAGATCGTTGGTATCAAAGACAGCAAAACAACCACTTGTACTGGTGTAGAAATGTTCAACAAACTGCTGGATGAAGGTCAGGCTGGTGATAATATCGGTACACTTCTTCGTGGTATTGATAAGAACGAAGTTCAGAGAGGACAGGTTCTTTGTAAACCCGGTTCAATTTCTCCCCACACAAAGTTCAAAGCAACCCTGTACTGTCTGACCAAAGAAGAGGGTGGACGTCACAATCCTTTCTTTTCTGGATACAGACCCCAGTTCTATTTCAGAACAACCGATATTACCGGAACTGTAACTCTTCCAGAAGATAAGCAGATGGTAATGCCTGGTGATAACACTGAAATTAGTGCTGAACTGATTCACGCCATTGCTATGGATAATGGACTCAGATTCTCAATCCGTGAAGGTGGAAGAACTGTTGCTTCAGGTCAGATCATTGAGATTTTAACATAA
- the rpsG gene encoding 30S ribosomal protein S7, with the protein MARRREAPVRPVMPDSKYNNTTLEKFIKRMMLDGKKSTSAACIYGALSIVKEKGSEDELQTFLKALENIRPAVEVKSRRVGGSTYQVPVEIRESRREALAMRWLIAAARNRSGRSMSEKLSAEIMDASNSTGTAFKKKEDTHRMAEANKAFSHYKW; encoded by the coding sequence ATGGCGAGAAGACGAGAGGCGCCGGTACGACCGGTAATGCCAGATTCAAAATATAATAATACAACGCTGGAAAAATTTATTAAGCGCATGATGCTTGATGGAAAAAAATCTACAAGTGCTGCCTGTATTTATGGCGCATTGAGTATTGTTAAAGAAAAGGGTAGTGAAGATGAGCTTCAGACATTTCTGAAAGCTTTAGAAAACATTAGACCTGCTGTTGAGGTTAAGTCCAGACGTGTTGGTGGTTCTACTTATCAGGTTCCTGTTGAAATTCGGGAGTCCAGAAGAGAAGCTCTGGCTATGAGATGGTTGATTGCTGCAGCAAGAAATAGAAGTGGTAGAAGCATGAGCGAGAAGCTTAGTGCGGAAATCATGGATGCATCCAATTCTACAGGTACAGCTTTCAAGAAGAAAGAAGATACTCATAGAATGGCTGAGGCCAATAAGGCATTCTCACACTATAAGTGGTGA
- the rpsL gene encoding 30S ribosomal protein S12, translating to MPTINQLVRNGRKSLEKKNKAPALQACPQKRGVCTRVMTITPKKPNSALRKVARVRLTNGVEVTAYIPGIGHNLQEHSVVVLRGGKVKDLPGVRYKIIRGTKDTLGVDGRKKSRSKYGTKKPKA from the coding sequence ATGCCTACAATAAATCAATTAGTCCGAAACGGTCGGAAGTCTTTAGAGAAAAAGAATAAAGCTCCCGCACTTCAGGCTTGTCCCCAGAAAAGGGGAGTTTGTACGAGGGTTATGACCATAACTCCTAAGAAACCTAACTCGGCACTTCGTAAAGTAGCCAGGGTCAGATTGACCAATGGTGTGGAAGTGACTGCATATATTCCTGGGATTGGACACAATCTACAGGAGCACTCCGTAGTTGTTCTACGTGGCGGAAAGGTAAAAGACCTTCCCGGTGTGCGGTATAAAATTATTCGTGGTACAAAAGATACTCTTGGTGTAGATGGAAGAAAGAAATCCAGATCCAAGTATGGTACTAAGAAACCGAAGGCTTAA
- the rpoC gene encoding DNA-directed RNA polymerase subunit beta' — protein MKEIQDFDSLQIKLASPEQIRAWSYGEVKKPETINYRTLRPEKDGLFCERIFGTTKEWECYCGKFKSIRYKGVICDRCGVEVTHFKVRRERMGHIELASPVSHIWYYRSVPSRMGLLLDLSIAALRSILYYEKYVVVEAGDTDLKKMQLLSEEEFMEAQDRYGMSFTAGIGAEAVRSLLEGLDLDALSVELRAKMVEKGPKADKRLLKRIEIVENFRDSGNRSEWMILDVIPVIPPELRPMVQLDGGRFATSDLNDLYRRVINRNNRLKRLMALNAPDIIIRNEKRMLQEAVDALFDNSKKKKVVKGASNRPLKSLSDLLKGKQGRFRQNLLGKRVDYSGRSVIVVGPNLKLHQCGLPSKMALELYKPFIMKKLVDKDIVYNIKKAKTLVEQETPEVWAVLDEVVKEHPVLLNRAPTLHRLGIQAFEPVLVEGKAIRLHPLVCHAFNADFDGDQMAVHVPLTHAAQIECWTLMLSDTNLMNPANGQPVVFPSQDMVLGLYHLTKNRPGAKGEGRYFSGSDEILMALDSRSVAYQAMVKVRLNGEFVETTPGRVIFNELLPPEVGYVNHTLGDKQIRELIEKTHEKHGSYTTVCMLDIIKDTGYKFATKFGASIGMDDIIIPDNKKDLIDAANDEVLKIQNQYLSGHITQEERYNRVVEVWSKTNEELTNVMMERLKTDQGGFNNVFMMADSGARGSRNQIRQLAGMRGLMAKPSGDIIELPIRSNFKEGLSVIEFFISTNGARKGLADTALKTADAGYLTRRLVDIAQDMVVNEEDCGTINGIETHALKDGEDVVESLADRIQGRFTLERVKHPITGEVIIDVNEEITDEIARAIEEVGVESVKVRTVLTCEAKHGVCRKCYGRDLSTKKTVNIGEAVGIIAAQSIGQPGTQLTMRTFHVGGTASTIAEDNRVSLRYPVLVREINGTHVDMDNGTKLFTRKGSIIVAKVLESFDLKKDVEVLVEDGQKVIKGEPILKVKGEEVLADEIAFTTIVGKQLLLIAQDQKLEIRNGSTVQVALGQVVPAEDALAYFDPFSDPIIAEQDGKVRFEDIIIGTTLREEVNEDTGNIEKKITEFSLESLQPRIIMENADGEEVGSYYLPGNAYLNVVDGLEVKAGRTLAKMLKESTKTQDITGGLPRVGELFEARKPREATVMSGIDGKVRFDGIVKGKRVLTVVDPWGNEFKHLVPMGKHLLVRDGDLVEAGEPLCEGAKDPHDILDILGENALQQFLVDEVQEVYRMQGVNINDKHIGVIIRQMMRKIEIIDVGDTHFIYGQQIDKYNFRRENERVKREGGESAVARPLLLGITRASLNIDSWISAASFQETTRVLTNAAIAGEVDHLRGLKENVVIGHIIPAGTGMKKYRNMKLFNKDSQDLDSHVAQILENRKKEQELASLNREPFDESYDEKTES, from the coding sequence GTGAAAGAAATACAGGATTTTGATAGTCTACAAATAAAATTGGCATCGCCTGAACAGATCAGAGCCTGGTCATATGGTGAAGTCAAGAAACCCGAAACAATCAATTATAGAACTCTCCGTCCAGAAAAAGACGGATTGTTCTGTGAAAGAATCTTCGGTACAACAAAAGAGTGGGAATGCTACTGCGGTAAGTTCAAATCCATCCGGTATAAGGGTGTCATTTGTGACCGATGTGGTGTTGAAGTAACGCACTTCAAAGTACGTCGTGAGAGAATGGGCCATATTGAATTGGCTTCTCCTGTTTCTCATATTTGGTATTACCGCTCAGTGCCTTCCCGTATGGGATTGCTTCTTGATCTGTCCATTGCAGCCTTGAGGTCCATTCTCTATTACGAAAAATATGTTGTCGTAGAGGCCGGTGATACTGACCTCAAAAAAATGCAACTCCTTTCTGAAGAAGAATTCATGGAAGCTCAGGATCGATACGGTATGTCTTTCACAGCCGGAATTGGTGCCGAAGCTGTCAGAAGCTTGTTGGAAGGTCTGGATCTGGATGCTCTTTCTGTAGAACTTCGGGCAAAAATGGTCGAAAAAGGTCCCAAAGCCGACAAACGACTCCTGAAAAGAATTGAAATTGTAGAAAACTTCAGGGATTCAGGTAATAGATCAGAGTGGATGATTCTGGATGTCATTCCCGTAATTCCACCAGAATTAAGACCCATGGTTCAGTTGGATGGGGGGCGCTTTGCCACATCAGACCTCAATGATCTTTATAGAAGAGTCATCAATAGAAATAATCGTCTTAAAAGGCTGATGGCTTTAAATGCTCCTGATATTATCATCCGGAATGAAAAACGGATGCTTCAGGAAGCGGTTGATGCATTGTTTGACAACTCTAAGAAGAAAAAAGTCGTTAAGGGAGCCTCAAATAGGCCTCTTAAATCTTTGTCAGACCTGCTAAAGGGTAAACAAGGCCGTTTCCGACAGAACCTCTTAGGGAAGCGTGTTGACTATTCCGGACGTTCTGTAATTGTAGTAGGGCCTAATTTGAAACTCCATCAATGTGGTCTGCCCTCTAAGATGGCTCTTGAATTGTACAAACCTTTTATAATGAAAAAACTTGTAGACAAGGACATTGTTTACAATATCAAAAAAGCAAAAACTCTTGTCGAGCAGGAAACACCCGAAGTATGGGCCGTGCTGGATGAGGTAGTAAAAGAGCATCCCGTTCTTTTAAACCGTGCTCCTACACTCCATAGGTTGGGTATACAGGCTTTTGAACCCGTTCTGGTCGAAGGAAAGGCTATTCGTCTTCATCCCCTTGTTTGTCATGCCTTTAATGCTGACTTCGATGGAGACCAGATGGCTGTTCATGTTCCTCTGACTCATGCGGCTCAGATTGAATGTTGGACCCTTATGCTTTCCGATACTAACCTTATGAACCCCGCCAACGGACAGCCAGTTGTCTTTCCGTCACAGGACATGGTCCTCGGTTTGTATCATCTGACTAAGAATAGACCTGGTGCCAAGGGTGAAGGACGCTATTTTTCAGGGTCAGATGAGATCCTTATGGCTCTAGATTCAAGATCTGTGGCTTATCAGGCTATGGTGAAGGTGCGCTTAAATGGTGAGTTTGTAGAAACAACCCCGGGACGCGTTATCTTTAATGAGTTGCTTCCTCCCGAAGTTGGATATGTTAACCATACCCTGGGAGATAAGCAGATTCGTGAATTAATCGAGAAGACTCATGAAAAACACGGTTCTTATACAACTGTATGCATGTTGGATATCATCAAAGATACGGGTTACAAGTTTGCCACAAAATTTGGTGCATCCATCGGTATGGATGACATCATCATTCCAGATAATAAGAAAGATCTGATTGATGCAGCAAATGATGAAGTTCTGAAAATCCAGAACCAGTATCTATCCGGTCATATTACTCAAGAAGAACGCTACAACCGTGTTGTAGAAGTTTGGAGTAAGACAAATGAAGAGCTGACCAATGTCATGATGGAGCGTCTGAAGACGGATCAGGGCGGTTTTAATAATGTTTTTATGATGGCGGATTCCGGAGCGAGAGGTTCCAGAAACCAGATTCGTCAGTTAGCCGGTATGCGTGGTCTTATGGCTAAGCCTTCAGGTGATATTATCGAACTGCCTATCCGTTCTAACTTTAAAGAAGGTCTGTCGGTTATCGAGTTCTTTATCTCTACCAATGGTGCCCGAAAAGGATTGGCCGATACGGCGCTTAAGACCGCCGATGCCGGGTATCTGACAAGACGTCTTGTCGATATTGCTCAGGATATGGTTGTTAACGAAGAAGACTGTGGTACCATCAACGGTATAGAAACACATGCTCTGAAAGACGGTGAGGATGTTGTTGAATCCTTGGCTGACAGAATTCAGGGACGTTTTACCCTGGAACGGGTAAAACATCCTATCACCGGTGAAGTTATCATCGATGTAAACGAAGAAATTACGGATGAAATTGCCAGAGCCATCGAAGAAGTTGGTGTTGAAAGCGTTAAGGTTCGTACCGTGCTTACCTGTGAGGCCAAACATGGTGTCTGTCGAAAGTGTTACGGCAGAGACCTTTCAACTAAGAAAACCGTCAACATAGGAGAAGCTGTAGGGATTATAGCCGCTCAGTCTATTGGACAGCCTGGTACACAGTTGACCATGAGAACCTTCCATGTTGGTGGTACGGCCAGTACAATTGCCGAGGATAATAGAGTTTCTCTTCGTTATCCCGTACTCGTTCGTGAAATCAATGGTACTCATGTCGATATGGACAACGGTACAAAGCTTTTTACAAGAAAGGGTTCCATCATTGTTGCTAAAGTCCTCGAATCTTTTGATCTTAAGAAAGATGTAGAGGTCCTGGTTGAAGATGGTCAGAAAGTCATTAAGGGTGAACCCATCCTCAAGGTAAAAGGTGAGGAAGTCCTAGCTGATGAAATTGCCTTTACAACTATTGTGGGTAAACAGCTCCTTCTCATCGCTCAGGATCAGAAACTTGAGATTAGAAATGGTTCAACTGTTCAGGTTGCTCTTGGTCAGGTCGTTCCTGCAGAAGATGCCTTGGCATACTTTGACCCCTTTAGTGATCCAATCATTGCCGAACAGGATGGTAAAGTCCGATTTGAAGACATTATCATCGGTACAACTTTGCGTGAGGAAGTAAATGAAGATACCGGTAACATAGAAAAGAAAATTACCGAGTTTTCCCTTGAATCCCTTCAGCCAAGAATCATTATGGAAAATGCTGATGGAGAAGAAGTGGGAAGTTACTACCTTCCTGGAAATGCTTACCTGAATGTTGTTGATGGTTTGGAAGTCAAAGCCGGTAGAACTCTGGCTAAGATGCTTAAAGAATCCACTAAAACTCAGGATATTACCGGTGGTCTGCCTCGTGTTGGTGAACTGTTTGAAGCCAGAAAGCCAAGAGAAGCCACTGTTATGTCCGGTATCGATGGAAAGGTCAGATTCGATGGAATCGTCAAGGGTAAACGTGTTCTGACCGTTGTTGATCCCTGGGGGAATGAGTTCAAACATCTCGTACCCATGGGAAAACATCTGCTTGTTAGAGATGGTGACCTTGTAGAAGCGGGTGAACCTTTGTGTGAAGGTGCCAAAGATCCTCATGATATTCTGGATATCCTCGGAGAAAATGCTCTGCAGCAGTTCCTTGTGGATGAAGTTCAGGAAGTTTATAGAATGCAGGGTGTAAATATCAATGATAAGCATATTGGTGTTATTATTCGTCAGATGATGAGGAAGATCGAAATCATCGATGTTGGTGATACCCATTTTATCTATGGTCAGCAGATCGATAAGTATAATTTCCGAAGGGAAAACGAAAGAGTTAAGAGAGAAGGTGGAGAATCAGCCGTGGCAAGACCACTCTTGCTGGGAATCACTAGAGCCTCTTTGAATATCGATTCCTGGATCTCTGCTGCATCATTCCAGGAGACAACCAGAGTCTTGACCAATGCCGCCATCGCTGGTGAGGTTGACCATCTCAGGGGTCTGAAGGAAAATGTTGTTATTGGACATATTATTCCTGCCGGTACGGGTATGAAGAAATATAGAAATATGAAATTGTTTAACAAGGACAGTCAAGATCTTGATTCTCATGTTGCTCAAATACTTGAGAACAGGAAAAAAGAGCAGGAACTGGCAAGTCTGAACCGTGAGCCTTTTGATGAGTCTTACGATGAAAAAACTGAATCTTAA